The genomic stretch TGTACTTAAAAGTTAAAGAGGTTCCAGCAACATCTCTTCTCTAATAGTCCTCCCTCCAAGCTGAGCCCCAAATACTATGGCCACTTTCCCATAGTAGCAAAAGTAGGGGAGGTGGCCTATAGATTACAATTACCGGAGGGCGTATCAATCCACCTAGTTTTTCATGTTTCTCTGTTGAAGAAAGTCATTGGACAAATGGACAGCATCACTGTGGATATTTCATCACCATTGGAAGAGGTGGAGGCTAGTATAGAACCCTGGCCATATTGGAAAGAAGAGTAATTTATCGGAACTCCCTGCCAATGACTCAAGTTTTGCTGCAATGGGCCCATCTACATCTCGATCATACTACCTGGCAATACCTCCCAGACCTCCTCAAGCAATTTCCTCGGATGGCACAACTGTTATGATTTCTTGAGGATAAGCAATGTGTTAAAAGTGGGGGAAAGTTGTCACATGCCCAAGGGTAGCTATGTAATTGTGTCCCTacattttattatgatattttctcCTGTCTTTATTCCTTTTGTCCTATAGCTAAAGTGGTTACAATGCCTTTTTCCTGTAGCTAAGCGGTTACAGTTGTGAGCCTATATATTGAGCCATGGCTGGAGGTTGGATTTTATGAATAGAAATTGACTGAATATTCTCTAatttcctcctctctctctctctctctccttctctctatctcttcccCTCTCTTCTCCTAATTCCCGTTGGTTTCTCCTCAAATACCCCTAGTCAGATTTAGCAATCTGACAGGGTTGAGTTGATTATGACTTGTTGAGCCCAGTTTTCTTCACTAGATTTATGACTACTTTGTAAATACATAGTCCAGCACTAAGTTCAATGTCAAGCCATCTACACTTTCTGGAGTTTTCTATGTGTTATAAAGCTTGCTTGAAATTTTGGTGTGTTGATTATCTTTGTGCTGCATATTGGACATTTTCAATCATCATGCAAATATTACTTGATTAGAGGATATGTTGCGTGGCTTCACCCATATGTTTTTTGTCCTCACTACTTATCTTAATGTTTTCTAATTATGTCTGGAAAAGTAAAAGAAGATAccttttcacattaaattttggcAAATGCCATCTTTTAATCCTGCAGTAGTTAAATTCTATAATGGTTAAGGagctgtttagttgtggaaactGATTTCCAGTTTCCTAtatccaattttctataaaaccGTGTCTtcccaaatctccattttctatttgaaatttttttgtgtttgaataaattatctaatttttcattttctgtggAGTAATTTTCTGGAAAAATGGGGCCGTTTCTCACAACTAAACAGCTCCTAAGGTTCTCTTTTGATGCTAATCCAGTGGCAAGTGGAGACTATCTTTATATTTGTGGAAAAAAAGAAGTCTATTCACAAGAGATATAAGTATAGGTCTGTAGTTAGATATGTAGTTTTGTTTTTCTGTGATGTCTATCTGATGCTCCTGGTCATGCTTCCTGAAATGAGCTTCTGATTGCTGGCATATTTTTTGCCCTCTTTTTTGTAGATGCTATAAGTAATAAGGACATATAAGACTGCTTTGGAGGAATGAACCCTCTTTAAAAGATGCTAACCTATCAATCTATATGCAAATTTTGTACAAATGCTGCCAATCTATCTTGATCTTCATTTCTCTTTGTGTCAAAGATTGAACCTGATatgtgttattttctttttcttttttcttttaaaaaaatgatttgtCATTATACAATCTCTTTTTATGTTTGTAGGTGGTCGCAGGGAAGATGACTGGACCTGCCCTAGCTGTGGCAATGTCAATTTTTCATTTAGGACTACTTGCAATATGCGTAATTGTACTCAGTCCAGACCAGCAGATCACCATTCAGTAAGATATTAAATACCACGGCCAATTTTAAACACCCTCCCTCCAGGACCAAAACAAGGACAGAAAAAGtttatacttttttattgtttccCGAGTTGGAAGGCTGACAGCATTTTGCTTGGATGTTATTACATACAATAATTTGTTAAGTATAATCAAAGTTCCTTATAAGAATGAGATTCATGTTATTTGGTAAGTATGATCTCTTTAAAAGGCATAAGGCTCTCAAGTAAGTAGATTGTTTCTTTATGAGTCATGATTAAGGCTTTCAAAGTATGGTTGTTATATTAACATCTTCTAAGTTACAGATGGTCTTTTGTTAATGATCTTTACTAAAGTTTCCTTGAGCTTATTTATAACATCAGCTCTCTTTATTTAATGTCTTGGTCTGGtctatgtttttatttttcactgcTTTTTTAGATTTTACTTTTACTATATCACGCCTGCCACTTTCATTGTGTTTTGTCATGCTGAACGCCAGAAGTACTACACAATGAGTCCATTCAGCTGGACTACTTGGTTCCATGTTGCTTTGCTGTgggtttctttttccttctgtCTGCTGGAGGATTTCTGATAGTTTTAGGAATAAAATTTGTAGTTTTATCTGTAATCATCTCACCCTCCTCTCACTTCTAGTTGTTTTGTAGTTTCTGTCACTTGTATTAAAATTTCCAACCAAGTTACTTTCTTATGTTTCAGAAATCTGCTGTGAAACCCTTGCCACCTCTTGGCTACTCATCTGCAGCTCCTTATGTAAACTCTGGGGGACCCTCATCAATGTATATGGGTGTGCCGCCATATGGCTCCTCTCTTTTCAATGGTTCATCCATGCCTCCTTATGATGTCCCATTTTCTGGGGGTTCTGCGTATCATTACAATTATGGTAGTCGTCTTTCTGGAGGCAGCCCATATAGACCCCTCCATCTACCTGGTCCAACACCATATTCTAGTGGATCTATGATGGGCAATGGTATATTCTTCTCTCCTGATTCTAATTGGTTATTCCTAAAAGAATATGTGcaatataaaatttctttttcaatattttgtaaatacCTTATCTGTCACACTTTTTGAAGCATATTATTTTCTGGTGTTAATATGCTATCTTTTATCTAATTTCCTGTTGAATCCTCATGTGCTTCCCTCAACCTACTTATCCACATGCATCaagttgttttgtttttctttttttattttattttgagggTTTATCAATCTTGTCGAGATGAGAATTGGATCATGATCTATAACCTCTGTTCTTTATTGTTCGCCATGTCATTCACTAATCCAACATACCATTAAGCACTTTGCACATTTTAAATCTGCTGATTTATCCTTATTGCTTGTTTGTTGTTACACTTAATTAActcatattttgatttgtttaggTGGGATGTATGGCATGCCACCCCTAATGGACCGCTATGGCTTGGGAATGGCCATGGGCCATGCTGGAATGGTATGAGGAACTAGTTTGCCATTATGTATGGATTTGTTAACTTGGTTCATTTTCGCATGGAAGCATAATGCTTTACAAAAATGGTTTGGCTACCTACTACCATCATAACAATATTAATGTTCACAAAAACTTTTGGATTAATGCTTCCCCAAccaattattgaaaaattttgggTTCCTTTCTTCTACTAGACCAAGaaccctcctctctctctattgaGTCTCTctccaacaacaataacaatcacaaaccATAATCTCATTGAGTGAAGctggccacatgaattttatttCTCCAAACCTCTATCCATAGCCATAATCTTTGTCGGGCTATTATATCCTATGTCATGTTTAAGAGGCTTTAGCCaaattttctttggtttttcttttatattttttgctaTGAGTTTTCTTTATCTCATCCACTCGCCTCATAGGCGCATTTATCAATCTTCTTCTCACACATAAGAATGCTATTTTATATGTATCTTGTATATCGTATCTTTAATAGAAGCCTCTGCAATTTTAATATGTGCATTCCCATTTATAATTTTGCCTTTTCTTGGATGCTCATGATAAATGATTTCATTAACCAAAAAATGTCATCTTCTTCCATGGATTTCCTTGGATTTCCATGCTTTTAAGAatagttgtcaaaggtgcaAGTTGCATTGAGGTGCAAAAGAGCTAGGGGTGAGGCGCAAGGCAAAGCGGGAGCCTCATGCATGAGGCATtcatttattcaaaatgcttataaaatacttatacaCTATTCTTTTATGTACCTATAAGGATGTAGAtataaactcataaaatcataaatgaaaaataacaataacgaaccttataataacaactaatattattgcaaaacacaattagtttcttttgcaaGTAGTTACTTCtaactgcaaaaaaaaaaaagtagaggAAATAAAAGATTACAGCCAACACTgcaaaaataatta from Diospyros lotus cultivar Yz01 chromosome 9, ASM1463336v1, whole genome shotgun sequence encodes the following:
- the LOC127809946 gene encoding ranBP2-type zinc finger protein At1g67325-like, yielding MSQVDNRNSSAAKRARTDGGRREDDWTCPSCGNVNFSFRTTCNMRNCTQSRPADHHSKSAVKPLPPLGYSSAAPYVNSGGPSSMYMGVPPYGSSLFNGSSMPPYDVPFSGGSAYHYNYGSRLSGGSPYRPLHLPGPTPYSSGSMMGNGGMYGMPPLMDRYGLGMAMGHAGMGPRPGFFPDDKPQKKDGTRDNDWPCPKCGNVNFSFRTVCNMRKCNTPKPGSQAAKSDKNSKQKMPEGSWKCETCNNINYPFRTKCNRQNCGADKPSEANESPSEPADESDQ